The following proteins come from a genomic window of Desmospora profundinema:
- a CDS encoding stage V sporulation protein AE encodes MQKRKVIVITDGDRVAKKTVEQVARQVGGRCISASAGNPTPLTGEQLVDMIREAAYDPVLVMFDDCGSKHKGKGEQALEMVASHPDIEVLGVVAVASNCSEVEGVAVDVALDQDGRVVHHGVDKDGVEQVHEPLRIKGDTVDVLNQYRFPLIVGIGDVGKMDHHDDHMWGAPVTTRAVRLILEKNDEHPQH; translated from the coding sequence ATGCAGAAACGAAAGGTAATTGTCATCACGGATGGAGACCGGGTGGCCAAGAAGACGGTGGAACAGGTGGCAAGGCAGGTCGGAGGACGTTGTATTTCCGCTTCAGCCGGCAATCCGACTCCGCTCACCGGAGAACAACTGGTGGACATGATTCGGGAGGCGGCTTATGATCCGGTGCTGGTCATGTTTGATGATTGCGGTTCCAAACACAAGGGGAAAGGGGAACAGGCCCTGGAAATGGTTGCGTCCCATCCAGACATTGAAGTGTTGGGAGTGGTTGCTGTGGCTTCCAATTGCTCCGAAGTGGAAGGTGTCGCCGTCGATGTGGCCCTGGACCAAGATGGACGCGTGGTTCACCATGGTGTGGATAAAGACGGAGTGGAGCAGGTCCATGAGCCGTTGCGGATTAAAGGAGATACAGTAGATGTGTTAAACCAATACCGGTTTCCGTTAATAGTGGGGATTGGGGATGTGGGCAAGATGGATCATCATGATGATCACATGTGGGGAGCGCCTGTCACCACTCGGGCGGTTCGTCTGATATTAGAAAAAAATGATGAACATCCTCAACACTAA
- the spoVAE gene encoding stage V sporulation protein AE, with protein sequence MGTFWSAFLVGGLICVVGQLLLDLTPLTPAHVLSLLVVAGAVMAGFGWYEPLIKFAGAGATVPITSFGNSLVEGAISESKRSGLIGVLTGIFEITSAGISAAIIFGFLTALVFRPKG encoded by the coding sequence ATGGGTACATTTTGGTCCGCTTTTTTGGTCGGTGGTCTGATCTGTGTGGTGGGACAATTGCTGTTGGATTTGACGCCGCTTACGCCGGCGCACGTTCTCAGTCTGTTGGTGGTGGCAGGTGCCGTGATGGCAGGGTTTGGCTGGTATGAACCCTTGATTAAATTTGCCGGCGCCGGTGCCACCGTTCCCATCACCAGCTTTGGCAACTCGTTGGTGGAAGGGGCCATCAGTGAATCGAAAAGAAGCGGCTTGATCGGTGTATTGACGGGGATTTTCGAGATTACAAGCGCCGGTATCTCAGCCGCCATTATCTTTGGTTTTTTGACCGCTTTGGTCTTCCGGCCAAAAGGTTGA
- a CDS encoding stage V sporulation protein AB produces the protein MTLLDESILVLVGLAGGLAVGSGLVAFLTVLDIIPRLTVLTRSVRWIHWYEGALIAGAVFATWVDFRDWHAIPLMMTVMPLIGLLAGSFVGLLAAGLTEVLNVLPILAKRLGMKNRLAWLLTAMILGKIVGSLFQWIVFLVF, from the coding sequence ATGACTCTTCTGGATGAATCGATATTGGTGCTGGTGGGACTGGCAGGAGGATTGGCTGTCGGCAGCGGATTGGTTGCATTTTTAACCGTATTGGACATCATCCCGAGATTGACTGTGTTGACCCGGAGCGTTCGGTGGATTCACTGGTATGAAGGAGCATTAATCGCAGGGGCGGTATTTGCCACTTGGGTGGACTTTCGCGATTGGCATGCGATTCCCCTCATGATGACGGTGATGCCGCTCATTGGCTTGTTAGCCGGTTCTTTTGTCGGTCTGCTTGCAGCGGGGTTGACTGAAGTGCTCAACGTGCTGCCGATCCTGGCCAAGCGCCTGGGAATGAAAAATCGGTTGGCCTGGTTGTTGACGGCGATGATTTTGGGGAAAATAGTGGGTTCACTGTTTCAGTGGATTGTATTTCTGGTTTTTTAG
- a CDS encoding stage V sporulation protein AA → MSKVVYIQMKKRIQAPKGRMIHLGEVAHLLAQGDEEKLKRLPVARFQPGNSSVMMVEWMDVVRVLRQIGPEWDFRQIGPPHTIVEQSSPLNRSRALLVFPVWLLLFVGSGLAIMNFHADVSMLEVHQRIHYLLTGVESERPLLLQIPYSLGIGLGMLIFFNHVWKRKLNEEPTPLELEVFLYQENIDQYFVDHEKAKRAGSHDSSG, encoded by the coding sequence GTGTCCAAGGTGGTTTACATCCAAATGAAAAAGCGGATCCAAGCTCCAAAGGGGCGAATGATCCACCTTGGCGAGGTGGCCCATCTCCTCGCACAAGGGGATGAAGAAAAGCTAAAACGCCTTCCCGTGGCTCGCTTTCAACCCGGAAACAGTTCCGTCATGATGGTGGAGTGGATGGATGTGGTCCGTGTATTGCGACAAATAGGGCCGGAATGGGACTTCAGACAAATCGGCCCTCCTCACACCATCGTGGAGCAATCCTCTCCTTTAAACCGTTCCCGTGCTCTTTTGGTTTTTCCGGTATGGTTGCTTTTATTTGTCGGCTCGGGTTTAGCGATCATGAATTTCCATGCTGATGTCAGTATGTTGGAGGTACACCAACGCATTCACTACCTGTTGACAGGGGTGGAATCGGAACGCCCTCTCCTCCTCCAGATCCCCTATTCTCTCGGAATTGGCTTGGGTATGCTCATCTTTTTCAACCACGTCTGGAAACGAAAGTTGAACGAAGAGCCGACACCGTTGGAGTTGGAGGTGTTCTTGTACCAGGAGAACATCGATCAGTATTTCGTGGATCATGAGAAAGCGAAGCGGGCTGGCAGCCATGACTCTTCTGGATGA
- the sigF gene encoding RNA polymerase sporulation sigma factor SigF: MDSDVRNSKHKHLSDDEVKKLIQSSQKGDTEARDRLVQHNIRLVWSVVQRFLNRGYEAEDLFQIGCIGLLKAVDKFDLGYDVKFSTYAVPMIIGEIQRFLRDDGMVKVSRSLKELSNRIRKGKDELTKRLGRSPTVHELAEEMGVTAEEIVFAQEANRTPASIHETVYENDGDPITLMDQISDESGDAWFDKLALKEAMEQLDERERLIVYLRYFKDKTQSEVAQRLGISQVQVSRLEKKIIRRMREEMDGSA; this comes from the coding sequence ATGGATTCGGATGTGCGCAACTCCAAGCACAAACATCTGTCCGACGATGAAGTCAAAAAGCTGATCCAATCCAGTCAAAAAGGGGATACCGAGGCGCGGGACCGGTTGGTCCAGCACAATATCCGGCTGGTATGGTCGGTGGTGCAGCGCTTTCTCAACCGGGGGTATGAAGCGGAGGACCTCTTTCAGATTGGATGTATCGGGTTGTTGAAAGCAGTGGACAAGTTTGATTTAGGATACGACGTAAAATTTTCCACTTACGCGGTGCCGATGATTATCGGAGAGATCCAGCGGTTCCTGCGGGATGATGGAATGGTGAAAGTGAGCCGTTCCCTGAAGGAGTTGTCCAACCGGATCCGCAAGGGTAAAGATGAACTGACCAAACGTTTGGGCCGTTCTCCCACAGTGCATGAACTGGCGGAGGAGATGGGAGTGACGGCGGAGGAAATCGTATTTGCTCAGGAAGCCAACCGCACTCCCGCTTCCATCCATGAAACGGTCTACGAGAATGATGGCGATCCCATCACCTTGATGGATCAAATCTCCGACGAATCCGGGGATGCCTGGTTTGACAAACTGGCGCTGAAAGAAGCGATGGAACAATTGGATGAGCGGGAGCGGTTGATTGTCTACCTCCGCTACTTCAAGGATAAGACACAGTCGGAGGTGGCGCAGCGGCTTGGGATTTCCCAGGTGCAAGTCTCCCGGTTGGAGAAAAAGATTATTCGCCGTATGCGAGAAGAGATGGACGGTTCTGCTTGA
- the spoIIAB gene encoding anti-sigma F factor — MSSFHNRMELRFASRSENESFARVAVASFISQLDPTMEELTDIKTVVSEAVTNAVIHGYEEKTHGTITIRTEIHGNEIAITIEDEGLGIPDVEEARQPLFTSKPELERSGMGFTIMENFMDQVEVDSAPGKGTRIRLMKRLKTQQQTIRN, encoded by the coding sequence ATGAGTTCATTCCACAATCGAATGGAGCTCCGGTTTGCCAGTCGTTCAGAGAATGAGTCCTTTGCCCGTGTCGCGGTCGCTTCATTCATATCGCAGTTGGATCCTACTATGGAAGAGCTGACCGATATTAAAACAGTGGTGTCGGAGGCAGTCACCAATGCGGTGATCCATGGGTATGAGGAAAAGACCCACGGGACGATCACCATCCGCACCGAGATTCATGGAAACGAAATCGCTATCACCATCGAAGATGAGGGACTGGGCATTCCTGATGTAGAGGAAGCGCGCCAGCCGCTGTTTACTTCTAAGCCGGAACTGGAACGTTCCGGTATGGGTTTTACCATTATGGAGAACTTCATGGATCAGGTGGAAGTGGATTCGGCACCGGGAAAAGGGACACGCATCCGTTTGATGAAGCGCCTCAAAACCCAACAACAGACCATTCGGAATTAA
- the spoIIAA gene encoding anti-sigma F factor antagonist, with protein sequence MSLFVDVTHRRNVLIVRLSGELDHHTAAEARKRMDAELAKGIYAHMILNLSELSFMDSSGLGVVLGRYRQISEQGGKLYLCSVHPSIHRLFELSGMFKILALHDDEFAALRACGVAS encoded by the coding sequence GTGAGTTTATTTGTTGATGTCACCCATCGACGGAACGTGTTGATCGTCCGCCTCTCGGGGGAATTGGACCACCATACGGCGGCAGAGGCACGGAAGCGAATGGATGCGGAGTTGGCTAAGGGAATTTATGCCCATATGATACTCAATTTGTCCGAACTCTCGTTTATGGACAGTTCTGGATTGGGTGTGGTGCTGGGGCGTTATCGACAAATTTCGGAACAGGGAGGAAAGTTGTACCTCTGTTCTGTCCATCCTTCCATTCACCGTCTGTTTGAACTCTCCGGGATGTTTAAAATCCTCGCTCTGCATGATGATGAATTTGCGGCGTTGCGTGCTTGCGGGGTGGCGTCATGA
- a CDS encoding D-alanyl-D-alanine carboxypeptidase family protein, whose translation MHKRIGFGIMVLCLALNAAMPLPAAAATEGGLAPEARSAILLDADTGTVLYEKNSDESLPPASVTKIMTMLLIMEALDEGKISFDDTVRISEHAASMGGSQIYLEPGETMTLRDLFKAVAVGSANDASVALAEHIAGTEEAFVANMNERAAQLGMKNTHFVNPNGLPAKDHRTTARDIATMSRELVKHKDVTEFTRIYEDYLRKDSDNPFWLVNTNRLVKFYEGMDGLKTGFTAEAKYCLAATAQRGNFRLIAVVMGEPNPKARNREITRMLDYAFSQYNNHVVYRQGDSIARLKVDKGLRNQIDVRSPQQFSILIKKGEKPDQYTKRLEWEKLKAPIKKGQRLGRVVVEKDGKAVSEMDLLSARDIPRAGAWTLFKRTVKKMLFLPEEAPISEEPPA comes from the coding sequence ATGCACAAGCGAATTGGTTTTGGGATCATGGTGCTTTGTTTAGCCCTGAATGCAGCGATGCCGCTCCCGGCGGCCGCCGCAACGGAAGGAGGGCTAGCTCCGGAAGCCCGTTCCGCTATTTTGTTGGATGCGGATACAGGTACCGTCCTGTACGAAAAAAACAGCGATGAATCTCTTCCCCCGGCCAGCGTGACGAAGATTATGACCATGCTGTTGATCATGGAAGCGCTGGATGAAGGGAAAATCTCCTTTGACGACACAGTTCGGATCAGCGAACATGCTGCTTCCATGGGCGGATCCCAGATTTACCTGGAACCGGGTGAAACGATGACGCTGCGTGATCTGTTTAAGGCGGTAGCCGTCGGCAGCGCTAATGACGCCTCCGTTGCATTGGCAGAACACATCGCGGGCACGGAAGAAGCATTCGTAGCCAACATGAATGAACGAGCGGCTCAATTGGGGATGAAAAATACTCACTTTGTCAACCCCAATGGCCTTCCTGCCAAGGATCACCGTACCACTGCCCGGGATATTGCTACGATGTCGAGAGAGCTTGTAAAACATAAGGATGTCACCGAGTTCACTCGCATTTACGAAGATTATCTGCGCAAGGATTCAGATAATCCCTTTTGGCTGGTTAATACCAACCGGTTGGTTAAGTTTTATGAAGGGATGGACGGATTGAAGACCGGTTTTACCGCGGAAGCGAAGTATTGCCTTGCCGCCACCGCTCAACGGGGCAATTTCCGATTGATCGCTGTTGTGATGGGGGAACCCAATCCCAAGGCGCGCAACCGAGAGATTACTCGCATGTTGGATTACGCATTCAGCCAGTACAATAATCATGTTGTTTATCGACAGGGGGATTCGATCGCCCGTCTAAAGGTGGACAAGGGGCTCCGCAATCAAATCGATGTCCGCTCCCCGCAACAGTTTAGTATCCTTATCAAAAAAGGGGAAAAGCCGGATCAGTACACCAAGCGTCTGGAGTGGGAAAAATTGAAAGCCCCCATTAAAAAAGGGCAGCGATTGGGACGGGTCGTGGTGGAGAAAGACGGAAAGGCCGTGTCGGAGATGGACTTGCTATCCGCACGTGATATCCCCCGGGCCGGCGCATGGACGTTGTTTAAACGTACTGTGAAGAAGATGCTCTTTTTGCCGGAGGAGGCTCCGATCTCCGAAGAACCTCCAGCATAA
- a CDS encoding pyrimidine-nucleoside phosphorylase, which translates to MRTSDIIRKKREGDSLSPDEIRHLIQGYAKGEIPDYQLSAWAMAVFFQGMDERETADLTMEMVRSGDVVDLSAIQGVKVDKHSTGGVGDTTTLVLGPMVAAVGVPVAKLSGRGLGHTGGTIDKLESFPGFSTSLSTTAFVRQVNDLGIAVMGQTAALTPADKQLYALRDVTATVDSIPLIASSIMSKKIAAGADAIVLDVKTGGGAFMKAEERARELAEAMVRIGTHVNRRTVAVISDMDQPLGRAVGNALEVREAIDTLRGEGPADLTELCLELGAHMVVLGGRADTPEEAKQRLKACLADGSALEMFRRFVQAQGGDARAIDHPELLPQADHVVEVTADRSGTVSALESETIGLCAMKLGAGRETKESDIDYGVGVVLEKKVGDPVREGDVLAVLHVRKGGPVDEVTEKLRFAIRIENHAVSAPVLIKGVVTP; encoded by the coding sequence ATGAGAACGTCTGATATCATTCGTAAGAAGAGGGAAGGAGACTCCCTCTCCCCGGATGAAATTCGTCATCTAATCCAAGGGTATGCCAAGGGAGAAATTCCCGATTACCAGCTTTCCGCATGGGCGATGGCCGTTTTTTTCCAAGGGATGGACGAGCGGGAGACGGCTGATCTAACGATGGAAATGGTACGTTCCGGCGATGTGGTCGATTTGTCGGCGATCCAAGGGGTGAAAGTGGATAAACACAGCACCGGTGGAGTGGGGGATACCACCACGTTGGTGCTGGGGCCGATGGTGGCGGCCGTCGGCGTACCGGTAGCTAAATTGTCCGGACGGGGGTTGGGGCATACCGGGGGAACAATCGATAAATTGGAGTCATTCCCCGGCTTTTCCACCAGCTTGTCGACAACAGCCTTTGTCCGCCAGGTAAACGATTTGGGTATTGCGGTCATGGGGCAGACGGCAGCCCTCACTCCGGCCGACAAGCAACTGTACGCGCTGCGGGATGTAACCGCGACGGTGGATTCCATCCCGCTCATCGCCAGTTCGATTATGAGCAAAAAGATCGCGGCAGGTGCTGACGCGATCGTTTTGGATGTAAAAACCGGTGGCGGTGCCTTTATGAAAGCGGAAGAGCGGGCCCGGGAATTGGCCGAGGCCATGGTTCGCATCGGAACCCATGTGAACCGCCGGACAGTGGCGGTGATCAGTGACATGGACCAGCCCTTGGGCAGGGCTGTCGGCAACGCGCTGGAAGTTCGTGAAGCCATTGATACGCTGCGGGGAGAGGGGCCTGCCGACCTGACGGAACTATGCCTGGAATTGGGTGCACATATGGTGGTTTTAGGGGGACGTGCGGATACACCGGAAGAGGCCAAGCAGAGGTTGAAGGCCTGTCTGGCTGATGGTTCGGCCCTGGAGATGTTCCGCCGGTTTGTGCAAGCCCAAGGCGGTGACGCGCGGGCGATCGATCATCCGGAACTCCTCCCCCAAGCCGACCATGTAGTGGAGGTAACGGCCGACCGTTCCGGAACGGTATCCGCTCTGGAATCGGAAACCATTGGTCTGTGTGCGATGAAACTGGGAGCGGGACGGGAAACAAAGGAATCCGACATTGACTACGGAGTGGGTGTCGTCTTGGAGAAAAAGGTGGGAGATCCCGTTCGGGAAGGGGATGTGTTGGCTGTTCTCCATGTACGAAAAGGCGGTCCCGTCGATGAAGTGACCGAGAAGCTCCGGTTTGCCATCCGGATCGAAAATCATGCGGTTTCCGCACCGGTATTGATCAAAGGTGTTGTTACGCCGTAA
- a CDS encoding purine-nucleoside phosphorylase: MSRYEQIQEARARIQEKTSHRPAIGLILGSGLGDLANDMEEADVIPYSDIPHFPESTVEGHAGQLVLGRLSGKNVVAMQGRFHYYEGYPQRDVVFPVYVMKALGIKTLIATNACGGMNPDFKAGDLMLIDDHLNLTGTNPLIGPNDSRLGVRFPDMSAAYDKDLIQLAHRVGEELGIPLQQGVYAAISGPAYMTPAELIMLRNLGGDTVGMSTAPEVIAARHCGLRSLGISCITDMAIGEELEPLTHEQVVEVANRTKPRFIQLVKGIIAEVED, encoded by the coding sequence ATGTCCCGTTATGAACAAATTCAAGAAGCACGTGCACGGATACAAGAAAAAACGTCCCATCGTCCTGCGATTGGACTAATCCTGGGTTCCGGGTTGGGGGATTTGGCCAACGATATGGAAGAGGCGGATGTGATCCCGTACTCAGATATTCCTCACTTTCCGGAATCGACTGTGGAAGGGCACGCTGGGCAGCTGGTGCTGGGGCGTCTGTCGGGGAAGAACGTGGTCGCGATGCAGGGTCGTTTTCACTACTATGAAGGGTATCCCCAACGGGACGTCGTCTTTCCGGTCTATGTGATGAAAGCCCTGGGTATAAAAACCTTGATCGCTACCAATGCCTGCGGCGGTATGAATCCGGATTTTAAGGCAGGCGACTTGATGCTGATCGACGATCATCTCAATCTAACCGGAACGAACCCCTTGATCGGCCCCAATGATTCCCGGTTGGGGGTCCGCTTTCCTGATATGTCCGCTGCCTATGACAAAGACCTGATCCAACTGGCCCACCGAGTCGGCGAGGAGCTGGGGATCCCCCTTCAACAGGGTGTGTACGCCGCCATCAGCGGTCCGGCTTACATGACACCGGCAGAGCTGATTATGTTGCGCAATCTGGGAGGGGATACCGTCGGAATGTCCACCGCACCGGAAGTGATTGCCGCCCGTCATTGTGGTCTGCGCTCTTTGGGAATCTCCTGCATTACCGATATGGCGATCGGTGAAGAGCTGGAGCCTCTCACCCATGAGCAGGTGGTGGAAGTGGCCAACCGGACGAAGCCCCGTTTTATTCAGTTGGTCAAAGGGATCATCGCCGAGGTCGAAGACTGA
- a CDS encoding purine-nucleoside phosphorylase: MVKEANEAAAYIRKQSGHRPAIGLVLGSGLGVLAQEVTIADVIPYGDIPHFPVSTVEGHAGQLVLGELEGQTVVAMQGRFHYYEGYGLDQVTFPIRVMKELGVETLIVTNAAGGIQVDFSAGDLMLIRDHINFMYDNPLMGPNAPKWGVRFPDMSEAYDPSYRQLARRVAEALDIPLQEGVYVGLTGPTYETPAEIRMFRKLGGDAVGMSTVPEVIAARHAGIRVLGLSCISNLAAGMLDQPLSHDEVMETAEQVKPRFIRLVKGIVKDIRSV, encoded by the coding sequence ATGGTGAAAGAAGCAAATGAGGCGGCTGCATACATTCGAAAGCAATCCGGTCACCGTCCCGCAATCGGATTGGTGCTGGGGTCCGGTTTGGGCGTGCTGGCGCAGGAAGTGACAATTGCCGATGTGATTCCCTACGGGGATATCCCCCATTTTCCTGTATCCACAGTGGAGGGACATGCCGGACAACTGGTATTGGGGGAACTGGAAGGCCAGACGGTGGTGGCGATGCAAGGTCGTTTTCACTACTACGAAGGGTATGGATTGGATCAGGTTACATTCCCGATCCGTGTGATGAAAGAGCTGGGAGTGGAGACGTTGATCGTCACCAATGCAGCCGGCGGTATTCAAGTCGACTTTTCTGCCGGGGATCTGATGCTGATCCGGGACCACATCAACTTCATGTATGACAATCCGTTGATGGGACCCAATGCTCCGAAATGGGGCGTTCGGTTTCCCGACATGTCCGAAGCCTATGATCCGTCTTACCGCCAGCTGGCCAGGCGGGTGGCGGAAGCGCTCGACATTCCGCTTCAAGAAGGGGTGTATGTCGGCTTAACCGGGCCCACGTACGAAACGCCGGCAGAGATCCGTATGTTTCGCAAACTGGGGGGAGATGCCGTCGGCATGTCCACTGTTCCCGAAGTGATTGCGGCCCGGCATGCGGGCATTCGGGTGCTGGGCCTCTCCTGCATCTCCAATCTGGCTGCCGGAATGCTGGATCAGCCGCTTTCTCATGATGAAGTGATGGAAACGGCGGAACAGGTGAAGCCTCGTTTTATCCGTCTGGTCAAAGGAATTGTAAAAGACATCCGTTCCGTTTGA
- a CDS encoding phosphopentomutase translates to MKSYRRIACIVLDSVGIGALPDAEKFGDVGVHTLGNIAKVRGLALPNLASFGLFNIEPVKGNGPVDRPRAHYGKMAEVSAGKDTTTGHWELMGVHTTKPFQTYPDGFPRELIQAFEERTGRKVLGNKPASGTAIIEELGEKHLNTGDLIVYTSADSVFQIAAHEETVPLDELYRYCEIARELTLDDRFAVVRVIARPFIGKPGSFERTANRRDYSVKPPHATVMNQLEDARLDSIAIGKISDIYDGEGITHSIKTTDNHDGVDKLVDVMKEDFHGLAFVNLVDFDSKFGHRRDPEGYGRALEEFDQRLPEIVDSIGTNDLLIMTADHGNDPTYKGTDHTREYVPLLVWSPSLREPGASLGVRSTFSDVGATVAANFGLDSPRHGDSFLDELTVK, encoded by the coding sequence GTGAAGTCATATCGACGGATCGCATGTATCGTATTGGACAGTGTCGGCATCGGAGCGTTGCCCGATGCGGAGAAGTTTGGGGATGTGGGTGTCCATACCCTGGGCAATATCGCGAAAGTAAGGGGGCTTGCACTACCGAATCTCGCCTCATTCGGTTTGTTCAACATTGAACCGGTGAAGGGAAACGGTCCGGTGGATCGTCCCCGTGCTCATTATGGAAAAATGGCCGAGGTTTCCGCCGGGAAGGATACCACCACCGGACACTGGGAACTGATGGGGGTTCATACAACGAAGCCGTTTCAAACCTATCCCGATGGCTTTCCCCGCGAGTTGATCCAGGCTTTTGAAGAAAGGACAGGCCGAAAAGTGTTGGGTAACAAGCCAGCCTCCGGTACGGCTATCATTGAAGAGCTGGGGGAGAAGCATCTCAACACCGGTGATTTGATTGTTTACACATCGGCAGACAGTGTGTTTCAGATCGCAGCCCATGAGGAAACGGTTCCGCTGGACGAGCTGTATCGTTATTGTGAAATCGCCCGGGAGCTGACATTGGATGACCGTTTTGCCGTGGTGCGGGTGATCGCCCGTCCCTTCATCGGAAAGCCGGGCTCTTTTGAACGAACGGCCAACCGGCGCGATTACTCGGTGAAACCTCCTCATGCCACCGTGATGAATCAGCTGGAAGATGCGAGGCTGGACTCCATCGCAATCGGCAAGATCTCGGATATTTATGATGGGGAAGGGATTACGCATTCCATAAAAACAACGGACAATCATGACGGGGTGGATAAACTGGTGGACGTGATGAAAGAGGACTTCCATGGTCTTGCATTTGTCAATCTGGTGGATTTTGATTCCAAGTTCGGTCATCGTCGCGACCCGGAAGGATATGGCCGTGCTCTGGAAGAGTTCGATCAGCGTCTTCCTGAAATTGTGGATTCGATCGGAACGAACGATCTATTGATTATGACGGCCGATCACGGCAACGACCCGACCTATAAGGGAACGGACCATACCCGGGAGTATGTGCCGCTGCTGGTATGGAGTCCATCCCTAAGAGAGCCGGGAGCCTCGTTGGGTGTACGGAGCACGTTTTCCGATGTCGGTGCCACCGTGGCCGCCAACTTTGGCTTGGATTCTCCCCGTCATGGGGACAGTTTTTTGGATGAGCTGACGGTTAAATAA
- a CDS encoding DUF4227 family protein yields MISLKRLAGWVQWLTLFVIWTLILYHVVALLSSWLEPTHRYGEPKGRAIKVFAPSAEQEQGVTLWAELGDRLRLFYRIGE; encoded by the coding sequence ATGATCTCCTTGAAACGGCTGGCAGGCTGGGTCCAATGGTTGACCCTATTTGTCATTTGGACGTTAATCCTGTATCATGTGGTGGCTCTCCTCTCCTCCTGGTTAGAGCCCACCCATCGCTATGGGGAACCCAAGGGACGGGCGATCAAAGTGTTCGCTCCCTCCGCAGAACAGGAGCAAGGTGTGACGCTGTGGGCGGAATTGGGGGACCGGCTCCGGTTGTTTTATCGAATCGGGGAGTGA
- the fur gene encoding ferric iron uptake transcriptional regulator — translation MEERVKQIKQQLSAHNYKLTPQREATVRVLLENEQDHLSAEDVYLLVKEKAPEIGLATVYRTLELLSDLQIIHKLNFGDGVTRYEFRAEDAEHHHHHLFCLHCGTVDEITDDWLGPIEQRVEKEFDFQIIDHRLTFHGICHRCKDQVKDPKKLVGSKVT, via the coding sequence ATGGAAGAAAGAGTGAAGCAAATTAAGCAACAGTTGTCCGCGCACAACTATAAATTAACCCCCCAACGGGAAGCGACGGTCCGCGTATTGCTGGAAAACGAACAGGATCATCTCAGCGCGGAAGATGTCTACCTGTTGGTTAAGGAAAAAGCCCCTGAGATCGGTTTGGCCACGGTGTACCGGACATTGGAGCTTCTAAGTGATCTGCAGATCATCCATAAGCTGAACTTTGGGGATGGTGTTACCCGATATGAATTTCGGGCGGAGGATGCAGAGCACCATCATCACCACCTGTTCTGTCTCCACTGTGGAACCGTGGATGAAATCACAGATGATTGGCTTGGACCGATCGAACAGCGGGTGGAAAAAGAATTCGACTTTCAAATTATTGACCACCGGTTGACGTTTCACGGGATCTGTCACCGGTGTAAAGATCAAGTCAAAGATCCCAAAAAATTGGTGGGTTCCAAAGTGACGTGA
- the spoIIM gene encoding stage II sporulation protein M: protein MKRNKSRMNRAGQALQSHVQNQMSLYLFVVVLFMMGVIFGAVIVNTLSPVQKENLLTYLGHFFRGMEQQTIAEPRIAFQHTLGSHLKTLGLMWILGVSVIGVPFIFVLIFLKGLVIGFTVGFLVNQLSWQGVWFAFLAVVPHNLLVVPALMIVAVSGTSFSLLLARNRLIQRRGMIYPQFLSYSILVTVMVGVLMVASFFEAYVSPTLMRWVIPTI, encoded by the coding sequence GTGAAACGAAACAAGAGCCGCATGAACCGTGCGGGACAAGCGTTACAGTCCCATGTACAAAACCAGATGTCATTGTACCTGTTTGTGGTCGTCTTGTTTATGATGGGAGTGATCTTTGGGGCGGTCATCGTCAACACCCTTTCCCCTGTTCAAAAGGAGAACCTTCTTACCTATTTGGGCCATTTTTTTCGGGGGATGGAACAGCAGACGATCGCTGAACCCCGTATCGCCTTTCAACACACACTGGGGAGTCATCTGAAAACGTTAGGATTAATGTGGATCCTGGGTGTGTCGGTGATCGGGGTGCCGTTTATCTTTGTCCTCATTTTTCTCAAGGGACTGGTGATCGGCTTTACCGTGGGGTTCCTGGTCAACCAGTTGTCTTGGCAAGGGGTGTGGTTTGCTTTTCTCGCGGTGGTTCCACACAATTTGTTGGTGGTTCCGGCATTGATGATCGTGGCGGTCAGCGGAACATCCTTTTCCCTGTTGTTGGCCAGGAACCGGTTGATTCAGCGGCGCGGCATGATTTATCCCCAGTTTTTGTCGTATTCGATTTTAGTGACGGTGATGGTAGGGGTGTTGATGGTGGCATCCTTTTTTGAAGCCTATGTCTCGCCGACCCTGATGCGATGGGTGATTCCCACTATCTAG